A window from Littorina saxatilis isolate snail1 linkage group LG9, US_GU_Lsax_2.0, whole genome shotgun sequence encodes these proteins:
- the LOC138975095 gene encoding ribosomal RNA small subunit methyltransferase NEP1-like isoform X1 → MAAVAKKDSKRLIVILEHASLETVKVNKQFELLNCDKHKNLGRKVKKDISQCRPDITHQSLLNLMDSPLNRAGLLQVYIRTEKNVLIEINPQTRIPRTFERFCGLMVQLLHKFSIHASDGNQKLLKVIKNPVSDHLPAGAKKLVMSFKADEVVAVETLIPKDEPVVLVIGAMAHGSVEVDYAEGCFSISNYPLSAALACAFMTRQNITTSKPRTLRCLPR, encoded by the exons ATGGCTGCAGTGGCGAAGAAAGACTCAAAGAGATTGATCGTTATACTAGAACATGCCAGCCTCGAGACCGTGAAG GTTAACAAGCAGTTTGAGCTGCTGAACTGTGACAAGCACAAAAACCTGGGCAGGAAGGTGAAGAAAGACATCTCGCAATGCCGACCCGACATTACCCATCAGTCCCTCCTCAATTTGATGGACTCCCCCCTCAACAGAGCAGGGTTGCTTCAGGTCTACATCAGAACGGAGAAGAACGTCTTGATTGAAATCAACCCTCAGACAAGAATCCCGAGAACTTTTGAAAGGTTTTGTGGCTTGATGG TTCAGTTGCTTCATAAGTTCTCAATTCATGCCAGCGATGGAAACCAAAAGCTCTTGAAA GTGATAAAGAACCCAGTGTCGGACCACCTGCCAGCAGGAGCCAAGAAACTTGTGATGAGCTTCAAGGCGGATGAAGTGGTGGCCGTTGAAACGCTGATCCCTAAAGACGAGCCTGTGGTGTTGGTTATCGGAGCAATGGCTCACGGAAGT GTGGAAGTTGACTATGCAGAGGGATGTTTCTCCATCAGCAACTACCCGCTGTCAGCTGCACTAgcgtgtgctttt ATGACCCGACAGAACATAACGACGTCAAAGCCAAGAACCCTGAGGTGTTTGCCAAGATGA
- the LOC138975095 gene encoding ribosomal RNA small subunit methyltransferase NEP1-like isoform X2, with the protein MAAVAKKDSKRLIVILEHASLETVKVNKQFELLNCDKHKNLGRKVKKDISQCRPDITHQSLLNLMDSPLNRAGLLQVYIRTEKNVLIEINPQTRIPRTFERFCGLMVQLLHKFSIHASDGNQKLLKVIKNPVSDHLPAGAKKLVMSFKADEVVAVETLIPKDEPVVLVIGAMAHGSVEVDYAEGCFSISNYPLSAALACAFVCKAAQDVWGIK; encoded by the exons ATGGCTGCAGTGGCGAAGAAAGACTCAAAGAGATTGATCGTTATACTAGAACATGCCAGCCTCGAGACCGTGAAG GTTAACAAGCAGTTTGAGCTGCTGAACTGTGACAAGCACAAAAACCTGGGCAGGAAGGTGAAGAAAGACATCTCGCAATGCCGACCCGACATTACCCATCAGTCCCTCCTCAATTTGATGGACTCCCCCCTCAACAGAGCAGGGTTGCTTCAGGTCTACATCAGAACGGAGAAGAACGTCTTGATTGAAATCAACCCTCAGACAAGAATCCCGAGAACTTTTGAAAGGTTTTGTGGCTTGATGG TTCAGTTGCTTCATAAGTTCTCAATTCATGCCAGCGATGGAAACCAAAAGCTCTTGAAA GTGATAAAGAACCCAGTGTCGGACCACCTGCCAGCAGGAGCCAAGAAACTTGTGATGAGCTTCAAGGCGGATGAAGTGGTGGCCGTTGAAACGCTGATCCCTAAAGACGAGCCTGTGGTGTTGGTTATCGGAGCAATGGCTCACGGAAGT GTGGAAGTTGACTATGCAGAGGGATGTTTCTCCATCAGCAACTACCCGCTGTCAGCTGCACTAgcgtgtgcttttgtgtgtaaAGCTGCTCAGGATGTATGGGGCATCAAGTAA
- the LOC138975096 gene encoding ribonuclease P/MRP protein subunit POP5-like: MVRLKHRYFLAEIIFPDGRRLQRNIKSNDVYFSVREALHAAYGDYGIGVLKSSLMVKYLNKDTHMVIVRAKRDFYRLAQAALTFVKKIGEHDAFLNTLHIGGTIRACQKFLIRHHRQHLPLLYQECDTQEERDNVQLMLLSSCVDMETFSKKTEEKERSLSEIAGESLT; encoded by the exons ATGGTTCGCTTGAAACACAG ATATTTTCTGGCAGAAATCATCTTTCCAGACGGACGTCGACTGCAACGGAACATAAAGAGCAACGATGTTTACTTCAGTGTGAGAGAAGCGTTGCATGCTGCATACGGAGACTATGGTATTGGAGTACTTAAGTCATCTTTGATGG TGAAGTACCTGAACAAGGACACCCACATGGTGATTGTCCGAGCAAAACGAGACTTCTATCGACTCGCACAGGCAGCCTTGACCTTTGTGAAAAAGATCGGAGAGCATGATGCTTTCCTCAACACCCTACACATAGGAG GAACAATCAGAGCGTGCCAGAAGTTTTTGATTCGTCATCATCGCCAGCATCTCCCACTCTTGTACCAGGAATGTGACACACAAG aagagagagacaacgtGCAACTAATGTTGCTGTCATCGTGTGTCGACATGGAAACCTTCAGTAAAAAGACTGAGGAGAAGGAACGTTCCCTCTCAGAGATTGCCGGAGAAAGTTTAACTTGA